A genomic window from Parasteatoda tepidariorum isolate YZ-2023 chromosome 10, CAS_Ptep_4.0, whole genome shotgun sequence includes:
- the LOC107454856 gene encoding TD and POZ domain-containing protein 2 isoform X1, with protein sequence MVRVVYDKNLLIVYSKLFLYFEWKLEESDLKKDLQSSEFCIDGKNQSFLKIGFSAGVRYLILYNPKRLRYGYYMLNILDKDKSVICSHAGLKHVSKTAVFDLFEKFEGFSFETKYPITICCTVRSSNTALSKLYCVSYENRMDKMSSDLMKILDEAYNTDVVLNTGGENIKAHKIILQARSPVFQKMFDHDLIEAANNTVDVSDIGSATMRRLVNFLYACKMEECNFDEAMELYYAADKYEVLSLQEACKTELLSHLDVNNACSLFTFASRHSDEDFKNGVVKFISANFTSVINSEAFLEMSKEDMALLVRSTAPEVKN encoded by the coding sequence ATGGTACGTGTTGTGTATGACAAAAATCTTCTCATAGTTTATTCCAAACTTTTCTTGTATTTCGAATGGAAACTTGAAGAGtcggatttaaaaaaagatttacagaGTTCTGAATTTTGCATTGATGGCAAAAACCAGTCTTTTCTCAAAATCGGATTCAGTGCTGGAGTCAGATACTTAATCTTGTATAATCCTAAGCGTCTTAGATATGGATATTATATGCTTAACATTCTTGATAAGGACAAATCAGTCATTTGTAGTCACGCTGGATTAAAACATGTCTCAAAAACCGCAGTATTTGATCTGTTTGAAAAGTTCGAGGGATTTTCATTTGAGACAAAATATCCTATTACAATCTGTTGTACAGTAAGATCGTCGAATACTGCACTTTCAAAACTGTACTGTGTTTCTTATGAGAATAGAATGGACAAGATGTCCTcggatttaatgaaaattctggaCGAAGCTTATAACACTGACGTAGTACTGAACACGGGTGGGGAAAACATCAAAgctcacaaaattattttacaagctCGTTCCCCAGTGTTCCAAAAAATGTTCGATCATGACTTAATCGAAGCTGCTAACAATACAGTTGACGTTTCAGACATAGGTTCAGCAACAATGAGGAGGCTGGTCAATTTCTTGTATGCGTGTAAGATGGAAGAGTGCAATTTCGATGAAGCTATGGAATTGTACTATGCTGCAGATAAATATGAAGTTTTGTCCCTGCAAGAAGCATGCAAAACCGAATTGTTGAGTCATCTTGATGTAAACAATGCATGTTCTCTGTTTACTTTTGCAAGTCGGCATAGCGATGAGGATTTCAAGAATGGAGTTGTAAAGTTTATAAGTGCTAATTTCACGTCTGTCATAAATAGCGAGGCGTTTTTGGAAATGAGTAAAGAAGATATGGCGCTACTTGTCCGTTCCACTGCACCTGAAGTGAAAAATTGA
- the LOC107454856 gene encoding speckle-type POZ protein-like A isoform X2 — protein MVHVVQDRNLFIVYSNLFLFFEWKLEDSDLKKFSSRRSPDFNIGRKEAAFLEMMVGFDGSVVFNFCNLEPLGNGSYVLIIYDKQNSYIKNIINESTDFLRGKVQIDLFGGILNLPSNTEYPITINCTIRSSSVDLLKESLVNREIRINNLSSDLKKILDQSYNTDVELSTGEENIKAHKIILQARSPVFQKMFEHDSSEAAKNTVDVSDINPSTMKKLVKFLYSGKMEKCNFDEVAQLYYAADKYEVMSLLEDCRAELLNYLDVNNASFLLFLANRHNDSVFQEKVVQFNGTNTF, from the coding sequence ATGGTTCATGTTGTGCAAGATAGAAATCTTTTTATAGTGTATTCGAAcctattcttattttttgaatggaaaCTCGAAGactcagatttaaaaaaattcagcagtCGGCGAAGCCCTGACTTTAATATTGGAAGAAAAGAAGCAGCTTTTCTTGAAATGATGGTTGGATTCGATGGCTcagtagtttttaatttctgtaatcTGGAACCTCTTGGAAATGGAAGTTATGTACTCATCATATATGACAAGCAGAATTCCTACATTAAGAATATCATCAATGAATCAACAGATTTCTTAAGAGGTAAAGTTCAAATCGATTTGTTTGGAGGCATCTTGAATTTGCCATCGAATACAGAATATCCTATCACGATCAATTGCACTATACGGTCATCGAGTGTTGACCTCTTAAAGGAGTCGCTTGTTAATCGCGAGATTAgaataaataatctttcttcggatttaaagaaaattctggaTCAATCTTACAACACAGACGTAGAACTGAGCACGGGTGAGGAGAACATCAAAGCACACAAGATTATTTTACAAGCTCGTTCTCCGGTGTTTCAGAAAATGTTCGAACATGATTCCAGTGAAGCTGCTAAGAATACAGTTGATGTTTCGGACATCAATCCATCAACAATGAAGAAGCTGGTGAAATTTTTGTACTCTGGAAAAATGGAAAAGTGTAATTTTGATGAAGTTGCGCAACTGTACTACGCTGCTGACAAATACGAAGTTATGTCCCTTCTGGAAGATTGCAGAGCTGAATTGCTGAATTATCTTGACGTAAACAACGCCTCTTTCCTGTTATTTTTAGCAAATCGTCACAATGATAGTGTTTTCCAAGAGAAAGTCGTGCAATTT
- the LOC122271570 gene encoding protein maternal effect lethal 26-like yields MVRVVQDKNLIIVYSDRFLFLEWILEESDFKNINTLRCPDFHIGGEGSSFLEIRVHSLTISCNFCNLEPLLNGSCVFIIYDKHNSCIRSIIKESKGFLRGRVRINLFGGFVNLPSNTEYPITVNCTARSSTTDLLQVSYVDREIGMNNLSSDLMKILQQSYNTDIELSTGGENIKAHKIILQARSPVFQKMFEHDSSESAKNTVDVSDINPSTMKRLVKYLYTGRKEKCNFDEVVQLYYASDKYEVMSLLEDCRAELLNYLDVNNACFLLLLANRHNDSVFEEKVVKFVSANFMSIINMDSFLELNNENIGLLMRLCVSAVKK; encoded by the coding sequence ATGGTTCGTGTTGTGCAAGATAAAAATCTTATCATAGTGTATTCGGACCGATTCTTATTTCTTGAATGGATACTCGAAGAGtcagactttaaaaatattaacactcTGCGATGTCCTGACTTTCATATTGGAGGAGAAGGATCATCTTTTCTTGAAATAAGAGTTCATAGCTTGACAATATCTTGTAATTTCTGTAATCTTGAACCTCTTTTAAATGGAAGTTGTGTATTCATAATATATGACAAGCATAATTCCTGCATTAGGAGTATCATCAAGGAATCAAAAGGTTTCTTAAGAGGTAGAGTTCGAATCAATTTGTTTGGAGGCTTTGTGAATTTGCCATCGAATACAGAATATCCTATCACGGTCAATTGCACTGCAAGGTCATCGACTACTGATCTTTTACAAGTGTCGTACGTTGATCGTGAGATTGGAATGAATAATCTTTCTTcggatttaatgaaaattctgcaaCAATCTTACAACACAGACATAGAGCTGAGCACGGGTGGCGAGAACATTAAAGCTCACAAGATTATTTTACAAGCTCGTTCTCCGGTGTTTCAGAAAATGTTCGAACATGATTCCAGTGAATCTGCTAAGAATACAGTTGATGTTTCGGACATCAATCCATCAACAATGAAGAGACTGGTCAAATATTTGTACACGGGAAGAAAGGAAAAGTGTAATTTTGATGAAGTTGTGCAACTGTACTACGCTTCTGACAAATACGAAGTTATGTCCCTTCTGGAAGATTGCAGAGCCGAACTGCTGAATTATCTTGACGTAAACAACGCCTGTTTCCTGTTACTTTTAGCGAATCGTCATAATGACAGTGTTTTCGAGGAGAAAGTTGTGAAGTTTGTAAGTGCTAATTTTATGTCTATCATTAATATGGAttcatttttggaattgaaCAATGAAAATATAGGATTACTAATGCGTTTGTGTGTTTCTGCCGTAAAAAAGTAA